The Cydia fagiglandana chromosome 4, ilCydFagi1.1, whole genome shotgun sequence genome has a window encoding:
- the LOC134663755 gene encoding homeotic protein spalt-major isoform X2 yields the protein MIQLATIKFGIHQKVSTKIRPQRGESSGSCSEEEINNVIPEEARDRTEAHMCPRCQEQFDNLHEFLHHKRVCDEKALQMGEERMHSDPEEMVVSGDEEMDEPNKRLEQVRRHRQDAENNNSLEEGEAEVPEADVPPVGLPFPAAGHVTLEALQNTKVAVAQFAATAMANNADNEAALHELAVLQSTLFTLQHQQVFQLQLIRQLQNQLSLTRHRDDDGSPPPNDEPIVPAPAARSPSPPRPPREPTPPVPMPPTSQSLPSTHAHLIPKTEQISIPKIPTSTPPMMSHPPYSSISSSLASSIITNNDPPPSLNEPNTLEMLQKRAQEVLDNASQGLLANNLADELAFRKSGKMSPYDGKSGGRNEPFFKHRCRYCGKVFGSDSALQIHIRSHTGERPFKCNVCGSRFTTKGNLKVHFQRHTAKFPHVKMNPNPIPEHLDKYHPPLLAQLSPGPIPGMPPHPLQFPPGAPAPFPPGLPLYRPPHHDLLPPRPLGDKPLPPHPLFAMREEQDAPADLSKPSAPSPSRSAPEMFKSEPQDEESQRDSSFEESERVSPKREPEENDATQEAEHDRYPSTSPYDDCSMDSKYSNEDQIGRESPHVKPDPDQPENLSMRGNTTCNICYKTFACNSALEIHYRSHTKERPFKCTVCDRGFSTKSSGGGCRCGRRPRAPRPPHATALDLWNAFVYPGNMKQHMLTHKIRDMPPSFEKGMSGPPGPPSEERDASPERRSSPDKLELKRSPPAHPPMSHVPPIDMPPMPKRPSVASGPTHPPPPASSKHLCGVCRKNFSSSSALQIHMRTHTGDKPFRCAVCQKAFTTKGNLKVHMGTHMWSGGASRRGRRMSLELPPRPLHEPHDLLRRPDLFYPYLPAPFLNGMQQKLNEISVIQQSAGQNGVGKFPGLLGFGAFGARPGAASPLERPPSLEGDERQAAMRELAERGRELAERSRLRDEEQYRSPPAHGALPPPAQASPPAPHHPHPHPHPHPLASLPPPARTEGLTV from the exons GTGAAAGTTCCGGTTCGTGTTCGGAAGAAGAAATTAACAATGTCATACCAGAAGAAGCGAGAGATAGAACAGAGGCGCACATGTGCCCGCGCTGCCAGGAGCAGTTCGATAATCTGCACGAGTTCCTGCACCACAAACGAGTGTGCGATGAGAAGGCGCTACAGATGGGCGAGGAACGAATGCACTCCGACCCTGAGGAGATGGTCGTATCAGGGGACGAAGAAATGGATGAACCTAACAAAAGATTAGAACAAGTGCGAAGGCATCGACAAGATGCAGAAAATAATAACAGCCTCGAAGAAGGAGAAGCAGAAGTGCCTGAGGCCGACGTGCCGCCGGTGGGCCTACCTTTCCCGGCTGCCGGACACGTGACGCTCGAAGCGCTCCAAAACACGAAAGTCGCTGTAGCGCAATTTGCCGCCACAGCGATGGCGAACAATGCCGACAATGAAGCGGCGCTACACGAACTTGCCGTCCTACAAAGTACACTTTTCACGCTACAACATCAACAAGTTTTTCAACTACAGTTGATACGACAACTGCAAAACCAACTGTCGCTAACACGACACAGAGATGATGACGGAAGCCCGCCGCCAAATGACGAACCGATCGTGCCTGCGCCTGCCGCTCGATCACCGTCGCCGCCTCGTCCGCCACGGGAGCCAACACCTCCTGTACCCATGCCTCCTACTAGCCAAAGTTTACCGTCTACGCACGCGCATCTTATTCCTAAGACAGAGCAAATCTCCATTCCAAAAATCCCAACCTCTACGCCACCTATGATGTCCCACCCACCCTACAGTTCCATATCATCCTCTTTAGCATCTTCGATCATAACGAATAATGATCCACCACCATCCCTCAACGAACCAAATACGCTTGAAATGCTACAAAAGCGCGCCCAAGAAGTACTCGATAACGCATCACAAGGTCTACTGGCGAATAACCTTGCAGACGAATTAGCATTTCGTAAATCTGGAAAGATGTCGCCCTACGACGGAAAAAGTGGAGGGCGAAACGAACCTTTCTTCAAACATCGCTGCCGATACTGCGGGAAAGTCTTTGGAAGCGATTCAGCGCTACAAATCCACATCCGGTCCCATACAGGTGAACGACCTTTTAAATGTAATGTATGTGGATCCCGATTCACAACTAAAGGGAATCTTAAAGTCCATTTCCAAAGACATACTGCGAAGTTTCCACATGTCAAGATGAACCCTAACCCGATACCAGAACATTTGGACAAATATCACCCTCCGTTATTAGCGCAACTGTCGCCAGGACCCATCCCGGGTATGCCGCCCCATCCACTTCAGTTCCCTCCAGGCGCACCTGCACCTTTCCCACCAGGCTTGCCGTTGTACAGACCACCGCACCACGATCTACTGCCTCCACGTCCACTGGGAGACAAACCTCTACCGCCTCATCCACTATTCGCAATGCGTGAAGAACAAGATGCTCCGGCTGATCTCAGTAAACCATCTGCGCCGAGCCCTTCCCGATCTGCACCCGAAATGTTCAAATCTGAGCCCCAGGATGAAGAGAGCCAACGGGATTCTAGTTTCGAAGAATCAGAACGCGTATCACCCAAGCGAGAACCAGAAGAGAACGATGCTACTCAGGAGGCTGAACATGACCGATATCCCTCAACGTCGCCTTACGATGACTGCAGCATGGACTCAAAATACAGCAATGAAGACCAAATCGGCAGAGAAAGTCCGCATGTGAAGCCCGATCCAGATCAACCGGAAAACTTATCAA TGCGCGGCAACACAACGTGTAACATCTGCTACAAGACTTTCGCCTGCAACTCAGCCCTGGAGATACATTATCGAAGCCACACCAAAGAGCGCCCTTTTAAATGCACTGTTTGCGATCGCGGCTTTTCAACAAAG AGCAGTGGCGGCGGTTGTCGGTGTGGTAGGCGCCCGCGCGCCCCTCGCCCGCCGCACGCCACTGCTTTGGATCTCTGGAACGCCTTCGTTTATCCG GGCAACATGAAGCAGCACATGCTAACGCACAAGATCCGAGATATGCCACCATCGTTCGAAAAGGGGATGTCGGGACCGCCGGGGCCGCCGAGCGAGGAGCGCGACGCGAGCCCGGAGCGCCGGTCTTCGCCCGACAAGCTGGAGTTGAAACGGTCTCCCCCGGCGCACCCGCCAATGTCGCACGTCCCGCCTATCGACATGCCGCCGATGCCCAAGCGACCTAGCG TGGCGAGCGGGCCGACGCACCCTCCGCCGCCGGCGTCCTCCAAGCACCTGTGTGGCGTGTGCCGCAAGAACTTCTCCTCGTCGTCGGCGCTGCAGATCCACATGCGCACGCACACCGGCGACAAGCCCTTCCGGTGCGCCGTCTGCCAGAAGGCCTTTACCACCAAAGGGAATCTCAAG GTGCACATGGGCACGCACATGTGGAGTGGCGGTGCGTCCCGGCGCGGGCGCCGCATGTCGCTGGAGCTGCCGCCGCGGCCGCTGCACGAGCCCCACGACCTGCTGCGGCGGCCCGATCTCTTCTACCCGTACCTGCCCGCGCCCTTTCTTAACGGCATGCAGCAAAAG CTAAACGAAATATCAGTGATCCAACAAAGCGCGGGTCAGAACGGCGTCGGAAAATTCCCTGGTCTTCTCGGCTTCGGTGCGTTCGGCGCGCGGCCAGGCGCAGCGTCGCCGCTGGAGCGGCCGCCGTCGCTGGAGGGCGACGAGCGCCAGGCCGCCATGCGCGAGCTGGCCGAGCGCGGGCGGGAGCTGGCCGAGCGCAGCCGCCTGCGCGACGAGGAGCAGTACCGCTCGCCGCCCGCGCACGGCGCGCTGCCGCCGCCCGCGCAGGcctcgccgcccgcgccgcaccACCCGCACCCGCACCCGCACCCGCACCCGCTCGCCTCGCTCCCCCCGCCCGCCCGCACTGAAGGACTCACGGTCTAA
- the LOC134663756 gene encoding 26S proteasome non-ATPase regulatory subunit 6, with amino-acid sequence MELSAEGKTPEYMALAGIKFKLTLPDLINDAQLREQLFQGIKAGNMAPYYKEVCAELGWPFDQKLHDAMAKENQDRLSKFEEDDSETPVWQDRLDYMCSIGDKESATALATSKYEDSTLTTNRRLDAIFALFRIAYFHGCNVKDMGKAINKAHELVDKGGDWRSRNKLKAYEAIYCLAVRDYSKAADLFIDCVSTFESYELVDFGTIIQYCVLACALALERHALQAALRRQGAAVQALRSRFPELRELVESLHECRYADFMKSLAWVETQICVDPVFRPHYQHYVREARIKAYVQLLRAYRSLSLDNIAATFGVTREFVEEEISNFTAAGRLQCRIDAVAGCVVTGAGRGADADRSQLYQATIREGDLLLNRVKKLASVINF; translated from the exons ATGGAGCTATCAGCTGAGGGTAAAACTCCAGAATACATGGCCCTGGCTGGCATTAAATTCAAGCTGACTTTGCCCGATTTAATAAATGATGCACAGCTTCGGGAGCAACTATTTCAAGGGATAAAGGCTGGAAATATGGCCCCCTATTACAAGGAGGTTTGTGCTGAGTTGGGCTGGCCATTTGATCAAAAGTTACATGATGCCATGGCTAAAGAGAATCAAGATCGATTATCTAAATTCGAGGAGGATGATTCCGAGACGCCAGTTTGGCAGGACAG ATTAGACTACATGTGCTCTATTGGCGACAAAGAGAGCGCCACGGCTTTGGCTACTTCTAAATATGAAGACTCCACCTTGACCACCAATAGAAGACTTGACGCTATATTTGCGTTGTTCAGAATTGCCTACTTCCACGGCTGCAATGTGAAGGATATGGGAAAGGCTATTAATAAG gCCCATGAGCTGGTAGACAAAGGCGGAGACTGGCGTTCAAGGAACAAGCTGAAGGCCTATGAAGCTATCTACTGCCTGGCTGTCAGAGACTACAGCAAAGCTGCAGACCTCTTCATTGACTGTGTCTCCACTTTTGAGTCTTATGAATTGGTTGATTTTG GCACAATAATCCAATACTGCGTGCTAGCCTGCGCATTGGCGCTGGAGCGCCACGCGCTGCAAGCGGCGCTGCGGCGGCAGGGCGCCGCCGTGCAGGCGCTGCGCTCGCGCTTCCCCGAGCTGCGCGAGCTCGTCGAGTCCCTGCACGAGTGCCGGTACGCGGACTTCATGAAGAGCTTAGCCTGG GTGGAGACCCAGATCTGCGTGGACCCGGTGTTCCGTCCGCACTACCAGCACTACGTGCGCGAGGCGCGCATCAAGGCCTACGTGCAGCTGCTGCGCGCCTACCGCTCGCTGAGTCTCGACAACATCGCCGCCACCTTCGGCGTCACCCGCGAGTTCGTTGAGGAGGAGATCTCCAA CTTCACGGCGGCGGGGCGGCTGCAGTGCCGCATCGACGCGGTGGCGGGCTGCGTGGTGAcgggcgcggggcgcggcgcCGACGCCGACCGCTCGCAGCTCTACCAGGCCACCATCCGCGAGGGCGACCTGCTGCTCAACCGCGTCAAGAAACTCGCCAGCGTCATCAACTTCTAG
- the LOC134663755 gene encoding homeotic protein spalt-major isoform X1, whose protein sequence is MIQLATIKFGIHQKVSTKIRPQRGESSGSCSEEEINNVIPEEARDRTEAHMCPRCQEQFDNLHEFLHHKRVCDEKALQMGEERMHSDPEEMVVSGDEEMDEPNKRLEQVRRHRQDAENNNSLEEGEAEVPEADVPPVGLPFPAAGHVTLEALQNTKVAVAQFAATAMANNADNEAALHELAVLQSTLFTLQHQQVFQLQLIRQLQNQLSLTRHRDDDGSPPPNDEPIVPAPAARSPSPPRPPREPTPPVPMPPTSQSLPSTHAHLIPKTEQISIPKIPTSTPPMMSHPPYSSISSSLASSIITNNDPPPSLNEPNTLEMLQKRAQEVLDNASQGLLANNLADELAFRKSGKMSPYDGKSGGRNEPFFKHRCRYCGKVFGSDSALQIHIRSHTGERPFKCNVCGSRFTTKGNLKVHFQRHTAKFPHVKMNPNPIPEHLDKYHPPLLAQLSPGPIPGMPPHPLQFPPGAPAPFPPGLPLYRPPHHDLLPPRPLGDKPLPPHPLFAMREEQDAPADLSKPSAPSPSRSAPEMFKSEPQDEESQRDSSFEESERVSPKREPEENDATQEAEHDRYPSTSPYDDCSMDSKYSNEDQIGRESPHVKPDPDQPENLSSSESGRSARASPPSPTLSCLSTPPPRLPLHSPLPSPPAPLAALGALGGSPFSPLGLAFPPAVRGNTTCNICYKTFACNSALEIHYRSHTKERPFKCTVCDRGFSTKSSGGGCRCGRRPRAPRPPHATALDLWNAFVYPGNMKQHMLTHKIRDMPPSFEKGMSGPPGPPSEERDASPERRSSPDKLELKRSPPAHPPMSHVPPIDMPPMPKRPSVASGPTHPPPPASSKHLCGVCRKNFSSSSALQIHMRTHTGDKPFRCAVCQKAFTTKGNLKVHMGTHMWSGGASRRGRRMSLELPPRPLHEPHDLLRRPDLFYPYLPAPFLNGMQQKLNEISVIQQSAGQNGVGKFPGLLGFGAFGARPGAASPLERPPSLEGDERQAAMRELAERGRELAERSRLRDEEQYRSPPAHGALPPPAQASPPAPHHPHPHPHPHPLASLPPPARTEGLTV, encoded by the exons GTGAAAGTTCCGGTTCGTGTTCGGAAGAAGAAATTAACAATGTCATACCAGAAGAAGCGAGAGATAGAACAGAGGCGCACATGTGCCCGCGCTGCCAGGAGCAGTTCGATAATCTGCACGAGTTCCTGCACCACAAACGAGTGTGCGATGAGAAGGCGCTACAGATGGGCGAGGAACGAATGCACTCCGACCCTGAGGAGATGGTCGTATCAGGGGACGAAGAAATGGATGAACCTAACAAAAGATTAGAACAAGTGCGAAGGCATCGACAAGATGCAGAAAATAATAACAGCCTCGAAGAAGGAGAAGCAGAAGTGCCTGAGGCCGACGTGCCGCCGGTGGGCCTACCTTTCCCGGCTGCCGGACACGTGACGCTCGAAGCGCTCCAAAACACGAAAGTCGCTGTAGCGCAATTTGCCGCCACAGCGATGGCGAACAATGCCGACAATGAAGCGGCGCTACACGAACTTGCCGTCCTACAAAGTACACTTTTCACGCTACAACATCAACAAGTTTTTCAACTACAGTTGATACGACAACTGCAAAACCAACTGTCGCTAACACGACACAGAGATGATGACGGAAGCCCGCCGCCAAATGACGAACCGATCGTGCCTGCGCCTGCCGCTCGATCACCGTCGCCGCCTCGTCCGCCACGGGAGCCAACACCTCCTGTACCCATGCCTCCTACTAGCCAAAGTTTACCGTCTACGCACGCGCATCTTATTCCTAAGACAGAGCAAATCTCCATTCCAAAAATCCCAACCTCTACGCCACCTATGATGTCCCACCCACCCTACAGTTCCATATCATCCTCTTTAGCATCTTCGATCATAACGAATAATGATCCACCACCATCCCTCAACGAACCAAATACGCTTGAAATGCTACAAAAGCGCGCCCAAGAAGTACTCGATAACGCATCACAAGGTCTACTGGCGAATAACCTTGCAGACGAATTAGCATTTCGTAAATCTGGAAAGATGTCGCCCTACGACGGAAAAAGTGGAGGGCGAAACGAACCTTTCTTCAAACATCGCTGCCGATACTGCGGGAAAGTCTTTGGAAGCGATTCAGCGCTACAAATCCACATCCGGTCCCATACAGGTGAACGACCTTTTAAATGTAATGTATGTGGATCCCGATTCACAACTAAAGGGAATCTTAAAGTCCATTTCCAAAGACATACTGCGAAGTTTCCACATGTCAAGATGAACCCTAACCCGATACCAGAACATTTGGACAAATATCACCCTCCGTTATTAGCGCAACTGTCGCCAGGACCCATCCCGGGTATGCCGCCCCATCCACTTCAGTTCCCTCCAGGCGCACCTGCACCTTTCCCACCAGGCTTGCCGTTGTACAGACCACCGCACCACGATCTACTGCCTCCACGTCCACTGGGAGACAAACCTCTACCGCCTCATCCACTATTCGCAATGCGTGAAGAACAAGATGCTCCGGCTGATCTCAGTAAACCATCTGCGCCGAGCCCTTCCCGATCTGCACCCGAAATGTTCAAATCTGAGCCCCAGGATGAAGAGAGCCAACGGGATTCTAGTTTCGAAGAATCAGAACGCGTATCACCCAAGCGAGAACCAGAAGAGAACGATGCTACTCAGGAGGCTGAACATGACCGATATCCCTCAACGTCGCCTTACGATGACTGCAGCATGGACTCAAAATACAGCAATGAAGACCAAATCGGCAGAGAAAGTCCGCATGTGAAGCCCGATCCAGATCAACCGGAAAACTTATCAA GTTCGGAGAGCGGGCGGAGCGCGCGGGCTTCGCCGCCGTCGCCGACGCTGTCCTGCCtgtccacgccgccgccgcggcTGCCGCTGCACTCGCCGCTGCCTTCGCCGCCGGCCCCCCTCGCGGCGCTTGGTGCTCTCGGAGGATCGCCCTTCAGCCCGCTCGGACTCGCTTTTCCTCCCGCAG TGCGCGGCAACACAACGTGTAACATCTGCTACAAGACTTTCGCCTGCAACTCAGCCCTGGAGATACATTATCGAAGCCACACCAAAGAGCGCCCTTTTAAATGCACTGTTTGCGATCGCGGCTTTTCAACAAAG AGCAGTGGCGGCGGTTGTCGGTGTGGTAGGCGCCCGCGCGCCCCTCGCCCGCCGCACGCCACTGCTTTGGATCTCTGGAACGCCTTCGTTTATCCG GGCAACATGAAGCAGCACATGCTAACGCACAAGATCCGAGATATGCCACCATCGTTCGAAAAGGGGATGTCGGGACCGCCGGGGCCGCCGAGCGAGGAGCGCGACGCGAGCCCGGAGCGCCGGTCTTCGCCCGACAAGCTGGAGTTGAAACGGTCTCCCCCGGCGCACCCGCCAATGTCGCACGTCCCGCCTATCGACATGCCGCCGATGCCCAAGCGACCTAGCG TGGCGAGCGGGCCGACGCACCCTCCGCCGCCGGCGTCCTCCAAGCACCTGTGTGGCGTGTGCCGCAAGAACTTCTCCTCGTCGTCGGCGCTGCAGATCCACATGCGCACGCACACCGGCGACAAGCCCTTCCGGTGCGCCGTCTGCCAGAAGGCCTTTACCACCAAAGGGAATCTCAAG GTGCACATGGGCACGCACATGTGGAGTGGCGGTGCGTCCCGGCGCGGGCGCCGCATGTCGCTGGAGCTGCCGCCGCGGCCGCTGCACGAGCCCCACGACCTGCTGCGGCGGCCCGATCTCTTCTACCCGTACCTGCCCGCGCCCTTTCTTAACGGCATGCAGCAAAAG CTAAACGAAATATCAGTGATCCAACAAAGCGCGGGTCAGAACGGCGTCGGAAAATTCCCTGGTCTTCTCGGCTTCGGTGCGTTCGGCGCGCGGCCAGGCGCAGCGTCGCCGCTGGAGCGGCCGCCGTCGCTGGAGGGCGACGAGCGCCAGGCCGCCATGCGCGAGCTGGCCGAGCGCGGGCGGGAGCTGGCCGAGCGCAGCCGCCTGCGCGACGAGGAGCAGTACCGCTCGCCGCCCGCGCACGGCGCGCTGCCGCCGCCCGCGCAGGcctcgccgcccgcgccgcaccACCCGCACCCGCACCCGCACCCGCACCCGCTCGCCTCGCTCCCCCCGCCCGCCCGCACTGAAGGACTCACGGTCTAA
- the LOC134663755 gene encoding homeotic protein spalt-major isoform X3, producing the protein MPRVKPACVRRVSIGESSGSCSEEEINNVIPEEARDRTEAHMCPRCQEQFDNLHEFLHHKRVCDEKALQMGEERMHSDPEEMVVSGDEEMDEPNKRLEQVRRHRQDAENNNSLEEGEAEVPEADVPPVGLPFPAAGHVTLEALQNTKVAVAQFAATAMANNADNEAALHELAVLQSTLFTLQHQQVFQLQLIRQLQNQLSLTRHRDDDGSPPPNDEPIVPAPAARSPSPPRPPREPTPPVPMPPTSQSLPSTHAHLIPKTEQISIPKIPTSTPPMMSHPPYSSISSSLASSIITNNDPPPSLNEPNTLEMLQKRAQEVLDNASQGLLANNLADELAFRKSGKMSPYDGKSGGRNEPFFKHRCRYCGKVFGSDSALQIHIRSHTGERPFKCNVCGSRFTTKGNLKVHFQRHTAKFPHVKMNPNPIPEHLDKYHPPLLAQLSPGPIPGMPPHPLQFPPGAPAPFPPGLPLYRPPHHDLLPPRPLGDKPLPPHPLFAMREEQDAPADLSKPSAPSPSRSAPEMFKSEPQDEESQRDSSFEESERVSPKREPEENDATQEAEHDRYPSTSPYDDCSMDSKYSNEDQIGRESPHVKPDPDQPENLSSSESGRSARASPPSPTLSCLSTPPPRLPLHSPLPSPPAPLAALGALGGSPFSPLGLAFPPAVRGNTTCNICYKTFACNSALEIHYRSHTKERPFKCTVCDRGFSTKSSGGGCRCGRRPRAPRPPHATALDLWNAFVYPGNMKQHMLTHKIRDMPPSFEKGMSGPPGPPSEERDASPERRSSPDKLELKRSPPAHPPMSHVPPIDMPPMPKRPSVASGPTHPPPPASSKHLCGVCRKNFSSSSALQIHMRTHTGDKPFRCAVCQKAFTTKGNLKVHMGTHMWSGGASRRGRRMSLELPPRPLHEPHDLLRRPDLFYPYLPAPFLNGMQQKLNEISVIQQSAGQNGVGKFPGLLGFGAFGARPGAASPLERPPSLEGDERQAAMRELAERGRELAERSRLRDEEQYRSPPAHGALPPPAQASPPAPHHPHPHPHPHPLASLPPPARTEGLTV; encoded by the exons GTGAAAGTTCCGGTTCGTGTTCGGAAGAAGAAATTAACAATGTCATACCAGAAGAAGCGAGAGATAGAACAGAGGCGCACATGTGCCCGCGCTGCCAGGAGCAGTTCGATAATCTGCACGAGTTCCTGCACCACAAACGAGTGTGCGATGAGAAGGCGCTACAGATGGGCGAGGAACGAATGCACTCCGACCCTGAGGAGATGGTCGTATCAGGGGACGAAGAAATGGATGAACCTAACAAAAGATTAGAACAAGTGCGAAGGCATCGACAAGATGCAGAAAATAATAACAGCCTCGAAGAAGGAGAAGCAGAAGTGCCTGAGGCCGACGTGCCGCCGGTGGGCCTACCTTTCCCGGCTGCCGGACACGTGACGCTCGAAGCGCTCCAAAACACGAAAGTCGCTGTAGCGCAATTTGCCGCCACAGCGATGGCGAACAATGCCGACAATGAAGCGGCGCTACACGAACTTGCCGTCCTACAAAGTACACTTTTCACGCTACAACATCAACAAGTTTTTCAACTACAGTTGATACGACAACTGCAAAACCAACTGTCGCTAACACGACACAGAGATGATGACGGAAGCCCGCCGCCAAATGACGAACCGATCGTGCCTGCGCCTGCCGCTCGATCACCGTCGCCGCCTCGTCCGCCACGGGAGCCAACACCTCCTGTACCCATGCCTCCTACTAGCCAAAGTTTACCGTCTACGCACGCGCATCTTATTCCTAAGACAGAGCAAATCTCCATTCCAAAAATCCCAACCTCTACGCCACCTATGATGTCCCACCCACCCTACAGTTCCATATCATCCTCTTTAGCATCTTCGATCATAACGAATAATGATCCACCACCATCCCTCAACGAACCAAATACGCTTGAAATGCTACAAAAGCGCGCCCAAGAAGTACTCGATAACGCATCACAAGGTCTACTGGCGAATAACCTTGCAGACGAATTAGCATTTCGTAAATCTGGAAAGATGTCGCCCTACGACGGAAAAAGTGGAGGGCGAAACGAACCTTTCTTCAAACATCGCTGCCGATACTGCGGGAAAGTCTTTGGAAGCGATTCAGCGCTACAAATCCACATCCGGTCCCATACAGGTGAACGACCTTTTAAATGTAATGTATGTGGATCCCGATTCACAACTAAAGGGAATCTTAAAGTCCATTTCCAAAGACATACTGCGAAGTTTCCACATGTCAAGATGAACCCTAACCCGATACCAGAACATTTGGACAAATATCACCCTCCGTTATTAGCGCAACTGTCGCCAGGACCCATCCCGGGTATGCCGCCCCATCCACTTCAGTTCCCTCCAGGCGCACCTGCACCTTTCCCACCAGGCTTGCCGTTGTACAGACCACCGCACCACGATCTACTGCCTCCACGTCCACTGGGAGACAAACCTCTACCGCCTCATCCACTATTCGCAATGCGTGAAGAACAAGATGCTCCGGCTGATCTCAGTAAACCATCTGCGCCGAGCCCTTCCCGATCTGCACCCGAAATGTTCAAATCTGAGCCCCAGGATGAAGAGAGCCAACGGGATTCTAGTTTCGAAGAATCAGAACGCGTATCACCCAAGCGAGAACCAGAAGAGAACGATGCTACTCAGGAGGCTGAACATGACCGATATCCCTCAACGTCGCCTTACGATGACTGCAGCATGGACTCAAAATACAGCAATGAAGACCAAATCGGCAGAGAAAGTCCGCATGTGAAGCCCGATCCAGATCAACCGGAAAACTTATCAA GTTCGGAGAGCGGGCGGAGCGCGCGGGCTTCGCCGCCGTCGCCGACGCTGTCCTGCCtgtccacgccgccgccgcggcTGCCGCTGCACTCGCCGCTGCCTTCGCCGCCGGCCCCCCTCGCGGCGCTTGGTGCTCTCGGAGGATCGCCCTTCAGCCCGCTCGGACTCGCTTTTCCTCCCGCAG TGCGCGGCAACACAACGTGTAACATCTGCTACAAGACTTTCGCCTGCAACTCAGCCCTGGAGATACATTATCGAAGCCACACCAAAGAGCGCCCTTTTAAATGCACTGTTTGCGATCGCGGCTTTTCAACAAAG AGCAGTGGCGGCGGTTGTCGGTGTGGTAGGCGCCCGCGCGCCCCTCGCCCGCCGCACGCCACTGCTTTGGATCTCTGGAACGCCTTCGTTTATCCG GGCAACATGAAGCAGCACATGCTAACGCACAAGATCCGAGATATGCCACCATCGTTCGAAAAGGGGATGTCGGGACCGCCGGGGCCGCCGAGCGAGGAGCGCGACGCGAGCCCGGAGCGCCGGTCTTCGCCCGACAAGCTGGAGTTGAAACGGTCTCCCCCGGCGCACCCGCCAATGTCGCACGTCCCGCCTATCGACATGCCGCCGATGCCCAAGCGACCTAGCG TGGCGAGCGGGCCGACGCACCCTCCGCCGCCGGCGTCCTCCAAGCACCTGTGTGGCGTGTGCCGCAAGAACTTCTCCTCGTCGTCGGCGCTGCAGATCCACATGCGCACGCACACCGGCGACAAGCCCTTCCGGTGCGCCGTCTGCCAGAAGGCCTTTACCACCAAAGGGAATCTCAAG GTGCACATGGGCACGCACATGTGGAGTGGCGGTGCGTCCCGGCGCGGGCGCCGCATGTCGCTGGAGCTGCCGCCGCGGCCGCTGCACGAGCCCCACGACCTGCTGCGGCGGCCCGATCTCTTCTACCCGTACCTGCCCGCGCCCTTTCTTAACGGCATGCAGCAAAAG CTAAACGAAATATCAGTGATCCAACAAAGCGCGGGTCAGAACGGCGTCGGAAAATTCCCTGGTCTTCTCGGCTTCGGTGCGTTCGGCGCGCGGCCAGGCGCAGCGTCGCCGCTGGAGCGGCCGCCGTCGCTGGAGGGCGACGAGCGCCAGGCCGCCATGCGCGAGCTGGCCGAGCGCGGGCGGGAGCTGGCCGAGCGCAGCCGCCTGCGCGACGAGGAGCAGTACCGCTCGCCGCCCGCGCACGGCGCGCTGCCGCCGCCCGCGCAGGcctcgccgcccgcgccgcaccACCCGCACCCGCACCCGCACCCGCACCCGCTCGCCTCGCTCCCCCCGCCCGCCCGCACTGAAGGACTCACGGTCTAA